TAATGGTGCGGCCGGCGAAACGCGGGACGAAATGCCCACGGTCGAATACCTTAACTACGAAGTGCTGGACGACAACGGCTGGGACCTCGACGACGACGACCTCTTCGACAACGCCGCCGACGCGGGGCTGGACGCCGAAGACTACGGCGAGCTCGACGTCAACGAGGGCGAGTACATCCTCGAGGCCGCCGAGGCCCAGGGGTACGACTGGCCGTTCTCGTGTCGCGCCGGCGCCTGCGCCAACTGCGCGGCCATCGTGAAGGAGGGCGAGATCGAGATGGACATGCAGCAGATCCTCTCCGACGAGGAGGTCGAGGACAAGAACGTCCGCCTGACGTGCATCGGTTCGCCGCAGGCCGACGAGATCAAGATCGTCTACAACGCGAAGCACCTCGACTACCTCCAGAACCGCGTCATCTGAGCGCGGCGACCGCCCCGACGTTCTCCGTTTATCCTCCCGTCAGCGACGCGTCCGCCGCCGACACACCGGCGACGGCGCGTTTTCACGCCCGAGACCTGGACGGCAACGCCTAACTCGTCGGGCGCGCGCGACGGGGTATGAACGTGCTCGGCGTCGCCACCGCGGCCGACCTCCTCCGGCTGCTCGTGATCCCGGGGTTCGCGTGGGCCGCCTACCGCGACATCCGCACCCGCCGCGTCGCGAGCTCCCTCTGGCTACCGCTGCTCGCGATCGGCGCGCTGGCGCTCGTCATCGACGCGACGGCGGCGTTCCCGTTCGACGGCTACGCCGGGCGGCTGTTCCTCGTCCGGGTCGGGTTCTCGATCCTCTTTCTGGTCCCCTTCTCGGTGCTCGCCTACCGGATGGCCGCCTTCGGCGGCGCCGACATGAAGGCGCTCGTCGTGCTCGCGGTCGCGTTCCCGACGACGCCGGCGTACGTCGTTCCGCTGTGGATCCTCCCGGACGTGACGTGGCTGCACACCGTCGGCTTCCCGGCGTCTCCCTCGGCGCTCGGCGTCACGGCGATGTCGGCGCTGACGAACGCGGTGCTGTTCGGCGCCGGCTACGTCGCCCTGCTGTTCGCGTCGAACCTCGCCGCCGGGCGGTTCTCGCCGGCGATGGTCGTCGGCCGGTGGACCGGCGTCGAGGACCTCCCGGAGGTGCACGGGCAGCTCATCCGCGTCGACGGGCTGCGCCCCGAGCGCGGCCTCGACCTCGACGCCCTCCGGATGTACCTCCGCTGGCGGGGCAGCACCCTCGCGGCCGTCCGGGACGACCCGGACCGCCACCGCGACCCGGCCTCGGTCGGCGAGACGCGGCCGCCGACCGACGGCGCGGTCCACGACGGCCCGCGGACGGACGGGGGCGTCGACGACGGCGGGTTCGAGTTCCCCGAGTCGGACGCGGAGTCGCCCGCTACTGACGCCGCCGCCGACGATCGGACCGCCGACGCGGGAGCCGAGACGGACGCCGCCGCCGGCGACACCGACGACCCGTGGGCCGCCGAGCGGTTCCTCGACGAGATCGATGGAAGCGCCTACGGCACGACGCCCGAGACGCTGCGCGAGGGGCTCGACCGCGTCACGACCGAGGACGCGCTGTGGGTGTCGCCGGGGCTCCCGTTCCTCGTCCCGCTGTTCGGCGGGCTCGTGCTCGCGCTCACCTACGGCGACGTGCTCACGGTCGCGCTCGGGGCGCTGGGGCTGGTGTGAGTCGCGACGGACCGACCCGACACACGCGGTCCGCGGCGGACCACGCACAAGACCTATCCGCGACTGCACCGACCTCACGGGCGATGAGTGATTCCCAGACCGCCGCCGGGAGCGACGACGGCGTGGCGGTCGACTTCGGCGACGACGGGCTCGTCCCCGCGGTCGCACAGGACGCCGACTCCGGCGAGGTGTTGATGCTCGCGTACGTGAACGAGGAGGCGCTCGACCGGACGCGCGAGACGGGCCGCGCGCACTACTACTCGCGCTCGCGCGAGGAGCTGTGGGAGAAGGGCGCCACCAGCGGGCACACCCAGGCGGTCCGCGAGGTCCGCGTCGACTGCGACGCCGACGCCCTGCTGTACCTCGTCGAGCAGACCGGCGGCGCCTGCCACACCGGGCACCGGTCGTGCTTCCATCGAACGGTCGACGGCGAGCACGTCGGCGAGCGCGTGTTCGACCCCGACGCGGTGTACGAGTGAGGGATGGCACGCGACACAGCCGGCGACGCCGGTAACTCCGGAACGTCGGGACGCTCCGGCGCGGCCGGCGACACCGCGGACCGCCCCGACCCGCTGCCCGAGGCCGAGCGCGACGCCGCCGACCTCGCCGCCGAACTCCGGGAGGCCCGCGAGCGCCGCGACGACGCGGTCGCCGCCGTCGAGGAGCACGGCGAGTCGACGCTCGCGACCGTCCGCGACGCCCTCCGGCGCGCCGACCGCCTGCTGGACCGCTACGTCGACTCGGCGACCGGCACCGGCGATTTCCAGGCGTACGTCGAGTTCCAGGGCGAGTTCGCGGCCGTCGTCGAGGACCTCGACGAGGACGTCCCCGGCCACGACGCCTTCGAGCAGGCCAACGAGGCCGTCGACGGCCGGCGGCTCTCGGAGTCCGACTTCGAGCGCGCCCGCGAGGCGCTCTCGCCCGCCCGCGAGCTCGCCCACCGGCTGGCCGAGCGCGAGGACGCCGAGGAGGCGGTCCACGAGGCGACGCGGGAGGCGAACCGGCGACTCGGCGCGCTCGACGACCGCATCGACGAGCTGGAGCGGCTGGTCGAGCTGGGCGAGGCGGACCCGACCGCGCCGACCGAGGAACTCCGCGAGCCGATCGCCGCCTACAACGACGCCGTCCGCGACGCGTTCGCCGAGTTCCGTCGGGAAGCGCCGGCCCGCGAGCTGCTGGCGTTCGTCGCCGACGCCGCCGAGTCGCCGTTCGTCGACTACGCCGCGCCGCCGTCGGAGCTGCTCGCCTTCCTCGACTCGTCGCCGGCGGACGGGGCGTCGCTGCCGGACCTGCTCGACTACGCCGACTACTCCGCCTCGAAGCTGGACCACTACGTCGAGGACCCGGGGACGTTCACCGCGCGGGTGCGACCCCACCGCACGTACCTCGAACGGCTGTCCGCGGAGCCGCTGACGGTCGACTGGCCCCCGCCGTCGGCCGAAACACTGCGGTTCCGGCGCGAGGAGCTCGTCTCGGTCGTCGCCAAGTTCGCGCCCGAGGGGACCGTCGCCCGCGCCCGCGAGCTGCGCGAGGTCGCCGACCACTCCGACTACGCGCGGCTCCGCCGCGCCGCCGAGTCCGAGACCGAGCTGTCCGACGCGGAGGTCGAGCGCGTCGCCTCGGGCGAGGCGGCCGCCGAGCTGGTCGAGGCGCGCGAGCGACGTGAGTTGCTGGCGGACACGCTCGACGAGCCGGACGCGTGAGGACGGTCGGGGGCGCCCCCCCGGCAGTCGGCTCGGTTCAGTTCACAGCGGCCGCGCGTACACCGCCGTCGGGTACGACTCCCCGCCCACCTCGAACGCCGACGCGCCGATCCGCTCGAACCCGCGCGCCTCGTAGAACTCGCGTGCGGCGCGGTTCTCCGTGAACGTCTCCAGCACCAGCCGCGAGCACGCGTCCGGGACGCGGTCGACCGCGGCCTCCAGCAGCGCCGAGCCGACGCCCGCGCCCTGCGCGTCGGGGTCGACGTAGATCGCCCGCAGCTCCGCGTCGTCGCGCTCGCAGAACGCCTTGCGCCCGTCGCCGACCACCGCGTCTGCGAACCCGACGACCGCCCCCGGCTTTCGGTCGACGGCGACGAGGAATCTCCGGCCGTCGCCGGTCGCGCGGTCGTACCGGTCCTGTAGATCGACGCCCTCGGGGACCGTCATCGCCTCCAGCCGCTCGGCGGGGAGGATGTCGGCGTAGGCGTCGCGCCAGGCGGCGCGGTTGACGACCAGCGCCGCCCGGAACTCCGTCGGCGAGGCGACCGGCCGAACCTCGATGTCCATACGCGAGACTCGGGGTCGGCGGGAGGAAAGGGTTCGGGGGGTGTGCCGGGGGTCCTCGCCGGGGACGCCCGGGGCACGGCGTCGCCGGCGACGCGGTCGTCGGTCGGCTATTCCGGGGTCGTCGGCCGGCTACGCCGCGGCGTCGGCCTTCGCCGCTTCGAGGGCCTCCCGGACATCCCGCGCCAGCGACGCGGCGCGCTCGGGGTCGGCGGACTCGGCGTACACGCGCACCTTCGGCTCCGTTCCGGAGGGTCGCACGAGCACCCACGCGTCGCCGTAGTCGAGCCGGTAGCCGTCCTTCGTGTCGGGCTCGGCGTCGGCGTCGGCCGCGTACGCCTCGGCGGCCTCCAACATCGCGTCCAGTTGGTCGTCGGAGTCGTACGAGAGGTTCTCGCGGACGTTCGTGTAGTCCTCGTACGGGGCGACGATCTCGCCCACCGTGGCGTCGCGCTCGGCCAGCAGCTCGAGGAACTTCGCGGCGATGAACGCGCCGTCGCGCACGAGCCGGTAGTCGGGGAAGAACACCCCGCCGTTGCCCTCGCCGGCGATGGGGACGGACTCGCCCTCGCGCCACAGCTCCTTGATCCGGGTGATGATGTTCGTCGAGCCGATGGGCGTGAGTTCGAGGTTCGCGCCGGCGGCCTCGCACACGTCGACGAGCCGCTGGGAGACGTTGACGGCGGCGACGGTGGTGTCGCCCTCGCCCAGATCGCGGGCGGCGAGCGCCGCCAGCGAGGCGTCGCCCTCGACGTACTCGCCGGCCTCGTCGAAGAAGATGGCGCGGTCGGCGTCGCCGTCGTGGGCGATCCCCACGTCGGCGTCCGCGGCGCGCACGAGCCGCCCGAGGTCGTCGAGGTTCGCCTCGACGGGCTCGGGGTCGCGGCCGGGGAAGTGGCCGTCCGGCTGGGCGTTGACCGTCACCACGTCACAGCCGAGTTCGCGGAAGAACTCCGGCGAGGTGAGCGCGCCGGCGCCGTGGCCGGGGTCGAGCGCGACCGTGAGATCGGCGTCGGCGACGGCGTCGCGGTCGATCGCCTCGAGCATCTCCGCGACGTACTCGTCGTTGGCGTCGGGCACGCGGCGGGAGTCGCCCATCCGGTCCCACGACACCGTCGTCGGCTCCTCGGCCAGGAGGCGCTCCTCGACGACCTCGAGTCGGTTCACCGGGAGTTCGATCCCGTCGTCGCCGACGAGCTTGACGCCGTTGAACTCCGGGGGGTTGTGCGACGCGGTGATCATCACGCCGGGCACCGCCTCGACCTCGCAGTAGCGGACGAGGCTCGGCGTGGGGACGACGCCGAGCCGCTCCACGTCGACGCCGGCGGCGGTGACGCCGGCGGCGGCGGCGTCGGCGAACGTCCGCCCGGAGGTGCGGGTGTCGCGGCCGAGGGCGACGCGCTCGGCGTCCCACGTCGCGGCGGCGGCCGCGGCGACCCGGGAGACGAACTCCGGGGTGAACTCCTCGCCGACGACCCCGCGGGTGCCGCTCGATCCGAAGACCTTCATTCGGTTCGTGGGTCCGACGGCCGGCGGGATAGTGGTTCCGAACCGAAGCGTGGCGGGCTGGCCCGCGAATACCACCGATGACGGCGACACACGGCGGTCTGTGACACGCCAACCGACAGCGGGATTTACCACCTCCGCGGGACAACCCGTGGGCATGATCCACGCGACCGGTCCGCTGCTGTCGGTCGACCTCGACGCCCGCGAGACGACCACGGAGGAGATCGACGACGCCCTCGGCGACTTCGTCGGCGGCCGCGGCCTCGCCACGAAGCTGGCGTTCGACCGCGTTCCGTTCGACGTCGACCCGCTCGGCCCGGAGAACCGCCTCTACCTCTCGACGGGCCCGCTGCAGCACTCGCGGATGAGCTTCACCGGCCGGATGAACATGACGAGCGTCTCGCCGCTGACCGACGGGCTCGCCTCCTCGAACGCCGGCGGCTTCCTCTCGCGCAACTTCACCGCGACCGGCTACGCCGCCGTCGAACTCCGCGGCGCCGCCGACACGCCGCTTGCGGTCCACATCCGCGACGACGGGGTCGAGTTCGAGGAGGTACCCGATCTCGCGGGCGCGGAGGTGCCCGCGGTGTCCGAGTGGGCGGCCGAGGCGCACGATCTGGACCCCGAGCATCTCGCGTGCATCGGCCCCGCCGGCGAGAACCTCGTTCGCTACGCGTGCGTGATGACCAGCGAGTCGCGCGCGTTCGGCCGCACCGGACTCGGCGCTGTCCTCGGCAGCAAGAACGTGAAGGTGCTCACGTTCGACGGCGACAGCGAAGCCGACGTGGAGATCGATCCGATCCAGACGGACGTACACCGCGAGGCGGCCACCTCGGACCACGTGATGAAGCGGCAGGGCACCACCAGCGTCACCGAGTACGCCAACGCCGTGGAGGCGCTGCCGACGGAGTACTTCGCCCGCACCTCCTTCGAGGGGGCGGAGGGAATCTCGGGGGACGCCGTGGAGTCGAAGAAGTACCGGAAGGGCACCTGTTCGCAGTGTGCGTTCGCCTGCAAGCTCCCCACCCGCGACGAGGAGGCCGGCGTCGAGACGGAGGGGCCGGAGTTCGAGACGGTGATGGCGTGGGGGTCGAACCAGCTCGTCGACGACGTGGTCGAGGTGATGAAGGCCAACGACCTGTGTGACCGCCTCGGCG
This genomic stretch from Halobaculum roseum harbors:
- the fer gene encoding ferredoxin Fer, translated to MPTVEYLNYEVLDDNGWDLDDDDLFDNAADAGLDAEDYGELDVNEGEYILEAAEAQGYDWPFSCRAGACANCAAIVKEGEIEMDMQQILSDEEVEDKNVRLTCIGSPQADEIKIVYNAKHLDYLQNRVI
- a CDS encoding GNAT family N-acetyltransferase; translated protein: MDIEVRPVASPTEFRAALVVNRAAWRDAYADILPAERLEAMTVPEGVDLQDRYDRATGDGRRFLVAVDRKPGAVVGFADAVVGDGRKAFCERDDAELRAIYVDPDAQGAGVGSALLEAAVDRVPDACSRLVLETFTENRAAREFYEARGFERIGASAFEVGGESYPTAVYARPL
- a CDS encoding A24 family peptidase; amino-acid sequence: MLGVATAADLLRLLVIPGFAWAAYRDIRTRRVASSLWLPLLAIGALALVIDATAAFPFDGYAGRLFLVRVGFSILFLVPFSVLAYRMAAFGGADMKALVVLAVAFPTTPAYVVPLWILPDVTWLHTVGFPASPSALGVTAMSALTNAVLFGAGYVALLFASNLAAGRFSPAMVVGRWTGVEDLPEVHGQLIRVDGLRPERGLDLDALRMYLRWRGSTLAAVRDDPDRHRDPASVGETRPPTDGAVHDGPRTDGGVDDGGFEFPESDAESPATDAAADDRTADAGAETDAAAGDTDDPWAAERFLDEIDGSAYGTTPETLREGLDRVTTEDALWVSPGLPFLVPLFGGLVLALTYGDVLTVALGALGLV
- a CDS encoding DUF7118 family protein, giving the protein MARDTAGDAGNSGTSGRSGAAGDTADRPDPLPEAERDAADLAAELREARERRDDAVAAVEEHGESTLATVRDALRRADRLLDRYVDSATGTGDFQAYVEFQGEFAAVVEDLDEDVPGHDAFEQANEAVDGRRLSESDFERAREALSPARELAHRLAEREDAEEAVHEATREANRRLGALDDRIDELERLVELGEADPTAPTEELREPIAAYNDAVRDAFAEFRREAPARELLAFVADAAESPFVDYAAPPSELLAFLDSSPADGASLPDLLDYADYSASKLDHYVEDPGTFTARVRPHRTYLERLSAEPLTVDWPPPSAETLRFRREELVSVVAKFAPEGTVARARELREVADHSDYARLRRAAESETELSDAEVERVASGEAAAELVEARERRELLADTLDEPDA
- the glmM gene encoding phosphoglucosamine mutase, coding for MKVFGSSGTRGVVGEEFTPEFVSRVAAAAAATWDAERVALGRDTRTSGRTFADAAAAGVTAAGVDVERLGVVPTPSLVRYCEVEAVPGVMITASHNPPEFNGVKLVGDDGIELPVNRLEVVEERLLAEEPTTVSWDRMGDSRRVPDANDEYVAEMLEAIDRDAVADADLTVALDPGHGAGALTSPEFFRELGCDVVTVNAQPDGHFPGRDPEPVEANLDDLGRLVRAADADVGIAHDGDADRAIFFDEAGEYVEGDASLAALAARDLGEGDTTVAAVNVSQRLVDVCEAAGANLELTPIGSTNIITRIKELWREGESVPIAGEGNGGVFFPDYRLVRDGAFIAAKFLELLAERDATVGEIVAPYEDYTNVRENLSYDSDDQLDAMLEAAEAYAADADAEPDTKDGYRLDYGDAWVLVRPSGTEPKVRVYAESADPERAASLARDVREALEAAKADAAA
- the hisI gene encoding phosphoribosyl-AMP cyclohydrolase; its protein translation is MSDSQTAAGSDDGVAVDFGDDGLVPAVAQDADSGEVLMLAYVNEEALDRTRETGRAHYYSRSREELWEKGATSGHTQAVREVRVDCDADALLYLVEQTGGACHTGHRSCFHRTVDGEHVGERVFDPDAVYE
- a CDS encoding aldehyde ferredoxin oxidoreductase family protein codes for the protein MIHATGPLLSVDLDARETTTEEIDDALGDFVGGRGLATKLAFDRVPFDVDPLGPENRLYLSTGPLQHSRMSFTGRMNMTSVSPLTDGLASSNAGGFLSRNFTATGYAAVELRGAADTPLAVHIRDDGVEFEEVPDLAGAEVPAVSEWAAEAHDLDPEHLACIGPAGENLVRYACVMTSESRAFGRTGLGAVLGSKNVKVLTFDGDSEADVEIDPIQTDVHREAATSDHVMKRQGTTSVTEYANAVEALPTEYFARTSFEGAEGISGDAVESKKYRKGTCSQCAFACKLPTRDEEAGVETEGPEFETVMAWGSNQLVDDVVEVMKANDLCDRLGVDTISAGDTMAAYLKSEDDLANPERARELLRKAAYREGEVGDLLAEGVHRAAPELGVQDWSVKRLEFAAHDGRTLNGQGLSFATSNRGADHMYASFYSKEYPLVDKEQAVDKRGLDGKAPMVADAENHNAVLDSAVACKFSRDFMTEERLGSLLDADYDDLLAVGARVVELERAFNNRRGFDRADDALPYDIEGFEEALDEYYDARGWREDGVVPGLGEADAGVDAASADD